One Pseudomonas tolaasii NCPPB 2192 genomic window carries:
- a CDS encoding tail protein X has product MPTAVRANQNDTVDALCWRFYGRTTGVTEAVLEANPGLADHGPILPQGLVINMPEAQTSAPQRQMVNLWD; this is encoded by the coding sequence ATGCCCACCGCCGTCCGCGCCAACCAAAACGACACCGTCGACGCCCTTTGCTGGCGATTTTACGGCCGCACTACTGGCGTCACGGAGGCCGTGCTGGAGGCCAACCCCGGCCTGGCCGACCATGGGCCAATCCTGCCTCAAGGCCTTGTCATCAACATGCCCGAAGCCCAAACCAGCGCGCCCCAGCGGCAGATGGTGAATCTATGGGACTGA
- a CDS encoding head completion/stabilization protein gives MSAFVASGTVASGHINTDPFWPSIDLDNLRATLRIDASVTPARLETAVIAAAINLNRELSDWRAAQQAAGYTTLDEVPGDRIKDVSVKAHLYRRAIEAGTGAEVCERYRDYSATNTGNNKAEEVAPSIDDYRRDLRWAIRDFLEKSRTTVELI, from the coding sequence ATGAGCGCATTTGTAGCCAGCGGCACCGTCGCCAGCGGCCATATCAACACCGACCCGTTCTGGCCGTCGATTGATCTGGACAACCTGCGCGCCACTCTGCGAATCGATGCCAGCGTCACCCCAGCTCGCCTGGAAACCGCCGTGATCGCTGCCGCAATCAACCTCAACCGTGAGTTGAGCGACTGGCGAGCAGCTCAGCAGGCCGCCGGCTACACCACGCTGGATGAAGTCCCTGGTGATCGGATCAAAGACGTATCGGTAAAGGCCCACCTCTACCGCCGAGCGATCGAAGCTGGCACCGGCGCCGAAGTATGCGAGCGGTACCGCGACTACAGCGCTACCAACACGGGCAACAACAAGGCCGAAGAGGTTGCCCCCAGCATCGACGATTACCGGCGCGATCTAAGGTGGGCCATCCGCGACTTTCTTGAAAAAAGCCGCACCACCGTGGAGCTGATCTGA
- the gpM gene encoding phage terminase small subunit produces the protein MHQTPAQRNQLRKRAAIESAATAPATSMEGATAYEHQLAQLAQHRARLKQVQSNQGKAELKALLIPEYEPYVQGVLDAGNGAQDEVLTTIMLWCIDAGGYVGALQIAEYVIKHGLKMPDRFERSTGTLIAEEIAEAALKAQKAGDSFPLWILEQAERITAEQDMPDQARAKLHLAIGKENAAKVPNEDLTTTDVGFLVVAKAHLSKAIDLHSNCGGKKDLERVERLLKKYAAPSS, from the coding sequence ATGCACCAGACACCAGCCCAACGCAACCAGCTGCGCAAACGCGCAGCCATTGAGTCCGCCGCGACTGCGCCGGCCACTTCAATGGAAGGCGCAACCGCCTACGAGCACCAACTTGCCCAGCTGGCTCAGCACCGCGCGCGTCTAAAGCAGGTGCAGTCCAACCAGGGCAAAGCCGAGCTCAAAGCTCTGCTGATCCCTGAGTACGAACCCTATGTGCAAGGTGTACTGGATGCCGGCAACGGCGCCCAAGACGAGGTGCTCACCACCATCATGCTCTGGTGCATTGATGCCGGAGGCTACGTCGGAGCGCTGCAGATCGCCGAATACGTCATCAAGCACGGCCTGAAAATGCCGGACCGCTTCGAGCGCTCCACTGGGACATTGATCGCCGAGGAAATCGCCGAAGCGGCCCTTAAGGCACAAAAGGCGGGCGACAGTTTCCCGCTGTGGATTCTGGAGCAGGCCGAACGCATCACCGCCGAGCAGGATATGCCTGACCAAGCCCGCGCCAAGCTACACCTGGCAATTGGTAAGGAAAACGCTGCCAAAGTACCGAATGAAGACCTCACGACAACTGATGTCGGGTTTCTGGTGGTAGCAAAGGCTCACCTGAGCAAAGCCATCGACCTGCACAGCAATTGCGGCGGCAAAAAGGATCTGGAGCGCGTTGAGCGCCTCCTCAAGAAATACGCTGCTCCCAGCAGCTAA
- a CDS encoding phage major capsid protein, P2 family, producing the protein MRKETRFAFAALAVQIALLNGVASAHEKFSVDPSIQQKLEVAVQESDGFLKQINIIGVDEQSGEALLLGVNGPVASRTDTSGGTRRSPLSRSTLSKDTYICKQTNFDSAFPYALLDAWAKFPDFQVKLSNAIILRQALDRIMIGFNGTSAAATTNRAANPLLQDVNIGWLQKIRLSADDRVLDTATIGPRKVIKVAGVDTVFEGDYANLDGLVFDAIQMLDPWHRTRPDLRVLVSRNLMHSKLLAAVEKGADSNQEENAAQEIVSRARLGGLPVVDAPFFPDNTVLVTTLSNLSIYYQNGARRRHLKDEPELDRIADYQSSNEAYVIEDFGLVALVENITAVNYPAPTGA; encoded by the coding sequence ATGCGTAAAGAAACACGCTTCGCCTTCGCCGCCCTGGCCGTGCAGATCGCCCTGCTCAATGGCGTAGCCAGTGCCCACGAAAAATTCAGCGTCGACCCCAGCATCCAGCAAAAACTGGAAGTTGCAGTGCAGGAGTCCGATGGATTCCTGAAACAGATCAATATCATTGGCGTCGACGAGCAGTCAGGCGAGGCCCTGCTGCTGGGTGTCAATGGCCCGGTAGCAAGCCGCACCGATACCTCCGGTGGCACTCGCCGCAGCCCACTGAGCCGCAGCACACTGAGCAAAGACACCTACATCTGCAAACAGACCAACTTCGACAGCGCGTTCCCCTATGCGCTGCTGGATGCCTGGGCCAAGTTTCCAGACTTCCAAGTCAAGCTGAGCAACGCGATCATCCTGCGCCAGGCCCTGGACCGCATCATGATCGGCTTCAACGGCACCAGCGCCGCTGCAACCACCAACCGGGCCGCCAATCCCCTGTTGCAAGACGTCAACATCGGTTGGCTGCAAAAAATCCGCCTCAGCGCCGATGACCGCGTGCTCGACACGGCCACCATTGGCCCCCGCAAAGTCATCAAGGTTGCGGGAGTCGATACCGTTTTTGAAGGTGATTACGCCAACCTCGACGGCCTGGTGTTCGACGCAATCCAAATGCTCGACCCATGGCACCGCACCCGCCCGGATCTGCGCGTATTGGTTTCCCGCAACCTAATGCACAGCAAACTGCTGGCAGCCGTGGAAAAGGGGGCCGACTCCAACCAGGAAGAAAACGCCGCTCAAGAGATTGTCAGCCGCGCCCGTTTGGGTGGCCTGCCGGTCGTCGACGCTCCGTTCTTCCCGGATAACACCGTACTGGTCACCACCCTCAGCAACCTTTCGATCTACTACCAGAACGGTGCACGTCGCCGTCACCTGAAAGACGAACCTGAGCTGGATCGTATCGCCGACTACCAGTCCTCGAACGAAGCCTACGTGATCGAAGACTTCGGCCTGGTCGCCCTGGTGGAAAACATCACGGCCGTCAACTACCCGGCTCCAACCGGGGCATAA
- a CDS encoding GPO family capsid scaffolding protein, which produces MASSTKQKFRSKWTRIAVEGATTDGRIIERSWIDDMASQYSQNTYGARINCEHIKGYWPGGEFGAYGDVVALKAEEVDIAGIKKLALFAQLEPNDALLALNKAGQKVYTSVEIQPKFADSGKAYLVGLAITDTPASLGTEALSFSATHGTLAGRKQDKDNLFSAAEEASLEFEEVTDQPSAFAAIKAKLGEFIKMSKDKDGKDANTFSDIGEALESLVTLATQQAEQADASSKALVDLKKQFTSLDTELKELKTKLGQTADLSQPQRPHSTGGAGTVLTAY; this is translated from the coding sequence ATGGCCAGCAGCACCAAACAGAAATTCCGCTCCAAGTGGACCCGCATTGCCGTAGAAGGCGCGACCACCGATGGCCGCATCATCGAGCGGAGCTGGATTGACGACATGGCCTCGCAGTACAGCCAGAACACCTACGGCGCTCGCATCAACTGCGAACACATCAAGGGATACTGGCCCGGCGGTGAATTCGGCGCTTACGGCGACGTAGTGGCGCTTAAGGCTGAAGAAGTCGACATTGCCGGCATCAAGAAACTGGCGTTGTTCGCCCAGCTCGAACCCAATGACGCGCTTTTGGCCTTAAATAAGGCCGGTCAAAAGGTCTACACCTCAGTCGAGATCCAGCCAAAGTTTGCCGATAGCGGCAAGGCCTACCTGGTCGGCCTCGCCATCACTGACACCCCAGCCAGCCTGGGCACCGAAGCCCTGAGCTTCAGCGCTACACATGGCACCTTGGCCGGACGCAAACAGGACAAAGACAACCTGTTCAGCGCTGCCGAGGAAGCCTCACTCGAATTCGAGGAAGTCACCGACCAGCCGAGTGCTTTTGCAGCAATCAAGGCCAAGCTCGGTGAGTTCATCAAAATGAGCAAGGACAAGGATGGCAAGGACGCCAACACTTTCTCCGACATCGGTGAAGCGCTGGAAAGCCTGGTAACCCTCGCCACCCAGCAGGCTGAGCAAGCCGACGCTTCAAGCAAGGCCTTGGTAGATCTGAAAAAGCAGTTCACCAGCCTGGATACCGAGCTGAAAGAGCTCAAAACCAAGCTCGGCCAAACCGCTGACCTCAGCCAACCACAGCGTCCGCACAGCACGGGCGGTGCAGGCACCGTACTGACTGCTTACTGA
- a CDS encoding terminase ATPase subunit family protein, which translates to MNALAEIPIRDNRRQAKFLYWTGWRITEIAEYLDEKEKTVHSWKARDEWDRADNVERIGGALEARLVQLILKEGKTGGDFKEIDLLHRQLERQARIERFKGGGTESELNPKLNDRNSGPKKKPSRNEFSEEHIELLTQAFVDGCFGYQLDWYKAGNQRTRAILKSRQIGATFYFAREALIDALTTGRNQIFLSASKNQAHIFKSYIQSFAREVVGVELTGDPITLANGAELHFLGTNARTAQGYHGNFYFDEFFWTFKFKELNKVASGMAMQKQYRRTYFSTPSSMAHEAYTFWTGERFNKGKPAANRISVDVSHDALQQGRLSEDKVWRQIVTILDAEQRGCDLFDLEELRQEYDAEAFQNLLMCQFVDDGASIFPLSMLQSCMVDSWVEWAEDYKPLAPRPLADRQVWLGYDPAETGDSSGLVVVAPPMVPGGKFRVLERHQFRGMDFAAQAESIRLVTQRYWVTYIGIDTTGMGSGVAQLVRQFFPGLTTFSYSPEVKSRLVMKAYDVIHKGRLEFDAGWTDFAQSLMAIRKTITASGRQFTYTAGRSESTGHADLAWALFHALHHEPLEGQTAANTGRMELF; encoded by the coding sequence ATGAATGCTCTCGCTGAAATTCCCATCCGTGATAACCGTCGCCAGGCCAAATTTTTGTACTGGACGGGTTGGCGCATCACTGAAATTGCCGAGTACCTGGACGAAAAAGAGAAGACCGTACACAGCTGGAAAGCCCGTGACGAATGGGACCGGGCGGATAACGTCGAGCGAATTGGCGGGGCATTGGAAGCACGGTTGGTGCAGTTGATCCTGAAGGAAGGCAAGACCGGCGGCGATTTCAAGGAAATTGACCTGCTCCACCGGCAGTTAGAACGCCAGGCCCGAATCGAGCGGTTCAAGGGCGGCGGTACCGAGTCTGAGCTAAACCCGAAACTGAATGACCGCAACAGCGGGCCCAAGAAAAAACCGAGCCGCAATGAGTTCAGTGAAGAGCATATCGAGCTGCTCACCCAGGCGTTTGTCGATGGGTGCTTTGGTTATCAGTTGGATTGGTACAAGGCGGGTAATCAGCGCACCAGGGCCATTCTGAAAAGCCGGCAGATCGGGGCGACTTTCTACTTTGCTCGGGAGGCGTTGATTGATGCGCTGACCACGGGGCGTAACCAGATCTTCCTGTCGGCGTCGAAGAATCAAGCGCACATTTTCAAATCGTATATTCAATCTTTTGCCAGGGAAGTCGTCGGCGTTGAGCTGACTGGCGATCCCATCACGCTCGCGAACGGCGCGGAGCTGCACTTCCTGGGCACGAACGCACGAACCGCCCAGGGCTACCACGGCAACTTCTACTTCGACGAATTCTTCTGGACGTTCAAGTTCAAGGAACTGAACAAGGTCGCCTCCGGTATGGCGATGCAGAAGCAATATCGCCGCACCTACTTCAGCACGCCGTCGAGCATGGCCCACGAGGCATACACGTTCTGGACGGGTGAGCGATTCAATAAGGGCAAACCCGCCGCCAACCGTATTTCGGTAGATGTTTCCCACGATGCCCTGCAGCAGGGGCGGTTGAGCGAGGACAAGGTGTGGCGGCAGATCGTCACGATTTTGGACGCCGAGCAGCGCGGTTGTGACCTGTTTGACCTTGAGGAGTTGCGTCAGGAGTACGACGCCGAGGCGTTCCAGAACTTGCTGATGTGCCAGTTTGTGGACGACGGGGCGAGCATCTTTCCTCTGTCGATGTTGCAGTCTTGCATGGTGGACAGCTGGGTCGAATGGGCCGAGGACTACAAACCGTTGGCACCGCGACCGTTGGCCGACCGTCAGGTGTGGTTGGGTTATGACCCGGCCGAAACGGGCGATAGTTCCGGTCTAGTGGTCGTGGCACCACCGATGGTGCCAGGCGGTAAGTTCCGGGTTCTTGAGCGGCACCAGTTCCGTGGCATGGACTTCGCGGCGCAGGCCGAGTCAATCCGCTTGGTGACCCAGCGTTACTGGGTCACCTATATCGGTATTGACACAACCGGCATGGGCTCTGGCGTGGCGCAGCTGGTGCGGCAGTTCTTCCCCGGACTGACCACGTTCAGCTATTCGCCAGAGGTTAAGTCGCGCTTGGTGATGAAAGCCTATGACGTGATCCACAAGGGCCGGCTGGAGTTCGACGCCGGCTGGACGGACTTCGCGCAGTCACTGATGGCTATCCGCAAAACCATCACCGCCAGCGGCCGGCAGTTCACCTATACCGCCGGACGCAGCGAATCAACCGGCCACGCCGACCTGGCCTGGGCGCTTTTCCATGCACTACACCACGAACCGCTCGAAGGGCAGACGGCTGCCAATACCGGGCGGATGGAGCTTTTTTGA